The Vibrio tubiashii ATCC 19109 genome has a segment encoding these proteins:
- a CDS encoding ABC transporter permease — MKQLFKLILGNAYARVGLAIVSVFLLVAIFAPVLTKHAPDKRTGNPHEYPGFVVTSAKANPDGWIAQNLATDRRTMIMSKKADHVLGTSRMGRDIWSQLVHGARISLGVGFGAGITVCLLATIIGISAGYFGGRVDDVLTAAMNIMLVIPQYPLLFVLAAFIGEAGPLTIAIIIGCTSWAWGARVIRSQTLALREKEFVKAAEVLGESSFRIIFVEILPNLIPIVGASFIGSVMYAIGMESIISFLGLGDPNTISWGIMLYNVNQSSAMLIGAWWEVLTPCIALTVLVTGLALLNFAVDEIANPQLRSHKGMKRWKKLAAQDKKERTPEMPPQNALWSGDK, encoded by the coding sequence ATGAAACAACTATTTAAGCTAATTTTAGGTAACGCATACGCACGTGTCGGTTTAGCCATTGTCTCAGTGTTCTTACTTGTCGCGATTTTCGCACCGGTACTGACTAAGCATGCTCCAGATAAAAGAACAGGTAATCCACATGAGTACCCAGGTTTTGTTGTCACTTCAGCAAAAGCTAACCCAGATGGTTGGATTGCACAGAATTTAGCGACTGATCGCCGCACAATGATCATGTCCAAAAAAGCCGATCACGTTCTTGGTACTAGCCGTATGGGCCGCGACATTTGGTCTCAGCTTGTTCACGGTGCGCGTATTTCTCTCGGTGTCGGCTTTGGTGCGGGTATCACAGTGTGTCTACTTGCAACCATCATCGGTATTTCAGCAGGTTACTTCGGAGGCCGTGTTGATGACGTATTAACCGCCGCGATGAACATCATGCTGGTTATCCCTCAATACCCATTGCTATTTGTTTTAGCCGCATTCATTGGTGAGGCAGGGCCGCTAACCATTGCCATTATTATTGGCTGTACCTCCTGGGCTTGGGGCGCGAGGGTTATTCGCTCTCAAACGCTTGCCTTGCGAGAGAAAGAGTTTGTTAAAGCCGCAGAAGTGCTTGGTGAGTCTTCTTTCCGCATCATCTTTGTTGAGATTCTACCGAACTTAATCCCAATTGTTGGCGCGAGCTTTATTGGTTCAGTGATGTACGCAATAGGTATGGAATCTATCATTTCGTTCCTTGGTCTTGGTGACCCGAATACCATCAGCTGGGGCATCATGCTTTACAACGTTAACCAATCATCTGCGATGCTAATCGGCGCATGGTGGGAAGTTCTTACACCTTGTATTGCACTCACTGTACTGGTTACTGGTCTAGCGCTGCTTAACTTCGCAGTCGATGAGATTGCCAACCCTCAGCTACGTTCACATAAAGGCATGAAGCGTTGGAAGAAGCTTGCTGCTCAAGATAAGAAAGAACGTACACCTGAAATGCCACCTCAAAATGCACTTTGGAGCGGAGATAAATAA
- a CDS encoding ABC transporter permease, with protein sequence MGYFLRRLSFYLVALLVAATLNFIIPRAMPGDPVTMMFANASVQVTPERIAAMKELLGFVDGGLFVQYIAYMKNILSWELGTSIQFYPLSVNKLLGGAFGWSLFLAGSAVILSFSLGSILGIFAAWKRGSKYDAFVTPGMLIIQAVPQVVIAMLALFTFAIGLKWFPTGYAYTAGTVPEWTSWEFIKDVAYHAILPLFCASVVQIGGFLINMRNNMINLLAEDYITMAKGKGLSENRVVFNYAARNALLPSVTALSMSLGMAIGGQLIVEIIFNYPGLGTVLLNAIHARDYQVLQGQLIIMTLFMLSFNLIADMAYVVLDPRLRKGGK encoded by the coding sequence ATGGGTTATTTTTTAAGACGTTTGTCGTTCTATTTGGTCGCGCTGTTAGTTGCTGCGACGTTAAACTTTATTATTCCACGTGCGATGCCGGGCGATCCGGTCACCATGATGTTTGCAAACGCATCGGTTCAGGTAACGCCTGAACGTATTGCAGCAATGAAAGAACTGCTAGGTTTCGTCGATGGCGGCCTATTTGTTCAATACATTGCATATATGAAAAACATTCTTAGCTGGGAGCTGGGTACTTCAATCCAATTCTACCCGCTCTCAGTAAATAAACTGCTTGGTGGTGCATTTGGTTGGTCACTGTTCCTTGCAGGTTCAGCCGTAATCCTTTCATTCTCGCTAGGTTCTATCTTAGGCATCTTCGCCGCATGGAAGCGCGGCAGCAAGTACGATGCTTTCGTCACACCAGGCATGCTCATTATTCAAGCCGTCCCTCAAGTTGTTATCGCGATGCTAGCGCTCTTTACTTTCGCAATCGGCTTGAAATGGTTCCCAACAGGATATGCCTACACAGCAGGTACAGTGCCTGAATGGACAAGCTGGGAGTTCATCAAAGACGTCGCGTACCACGCCATCCTGCCGCTGTTTTGTGCTTCTGTGGTTCAGATCGGTGGCTTCTTGATCAACATGCGTAACAACATGATTAACCTACTCGCCGAAGACTACATCACTATGGCGAAAGGTAAGGGTTTGAGCGAAAACCGCGTTGTTTTCAACTACGCAGCACGAAATGCGCTACTGCCAAGTGTGACTGCCCTTTCAATGTCACTCGGTATGGCGATTGGCGGTCAGCTAATTGTAGAAATCATCTTTAACTACCCAGGGCTTGGTACGGTTCTTCTTAACGCGATTCACGCACGTGATTACCAGGTTCTTCAAGGTCAATTAATCATTATGACGCTGTTTATGCTGTCATTTAACTTAATTGCAGATATGGCTTATGTCGTTCTAGACCCTCGCCTGCGCAAGGGAGGAAAATAA
- a CDS encoding ABC transporter substrate-binding protein: MLANIKKTALATAIIATAATGFTSVAAAAERSELTIHPKEFTTFVRNFNPYLGATNLHTTTDFLYEPLVVFNEMHGNTPVFRLAENYTIADDLLSVVFDLRKGVKWSDGETFNADDVIYSFNLVKEKPELDQSGINSWVSSVEKLNDYQVKFNIKEANSNAPYEIVKVPVVPQHVWSKIKDPSTFTNENPVGSGPFTEIATFTPQLYIQCENPNYWDADNLDVDCLRVPQIANNDQFLGKVVNSEMDWTSSFIPDIDRTYAAASPKHHYWYPPAGTQAFVVNFKHPDAAKNEALTNVDFRRAFSMALDRQTIIDIAFYGGGTVNDFASGLGYAFKTWSDEGTHKKYQGYNTYNVEGAKKLLEKAGFKDVNNDGFVDTPSGKSFELLIQSPNGWTDFNNTVQLAVEQLAEVGIKAKARTPDFSVYNQAMLEATYDVAYTNYFHGADPHLYWNSGYNSELQAGDGMPRFAMHYYKNDKLDGLLNSFYKTADKNEQLEIAHGIQEIIAKDQVTIPVLSGAYMFQYNTTRFTGWWNEENPKGRPNIWAGIPERLLHVLDLKPVK; encoded by the coding sequence ATGCTTGCCAACATTAAAAAAACAGCACTAGCAACAGCAATTATCGCAACAGCAGCAACTGGTTTTACTTCAGTAGCCGCAGCAGCTGAACGCAGTGAATTAACTATCCACCCTAAAGAGTTCACCACTTTCGTACGTAACTTTAACCCATACTTAGGTGCAACGAACTTACATACAACAACAGATTTCCTATACGAGCCTCTTGTTGTTTTCAACGAGATGCATGGTAATACACCTGTATTCCGTCTTGCAGAGAACTACACGATTGCAGACGATCTACTTAGCGTTGTATTTGACCTACGTAAAGGCGTGAAATGGTCTGATGGTGAAACCTTCAACGCAGATGATGTGATCTACTCATTTAATCTAGTGAAAGAGAAGCCAGAACTTGATCAAAGTGGTATCAACTCTTGGGTTTCTAGCGTTGAGAAACTGAATGACTACCAAGTTAAATTCAATATCAAAGAAGCAAACTCAAATGCTCCTTACGAAATTGTAAAAGTACCTGTAGTTCCTCAGCACGTATGGAGCAAGATTAAAGATCCATCGACGTTCACTAACGAAAATCCTGTAGGCTCTGGTCCGTTTACTGAAATCGCGACTTTCACTCCACAACTTTACATTCAGTGTGAAAACCCGAACTACTGGGACGCAGATAACCTAGATGTAGACTGTCTACGAGTTCCTCAGATCGCAAACAACGACCAATTCCTTGGTAAAGTTGTAAACAGCGAAATGGACTGGACTTCATCATTCATTCCAGACATCGATCGTACGTATGCAGCGGCAAGTCCTAAGCACCACTACTGGTACCCGCCAGCAGGTACACAGGCATTTGTTGTTAACTTTAAGCACCCTGACGCAGCTAAAAATGAAGCGTTAACAAACGTTGATTTCCGCCGCGCATTCTCAATGGCACTTGACCGTCAAACGATTATCGACATTGCATTCTACGGCGGCGGTACAGTGAATGACTTCGCTTCAGGTCTAGGTTATGCATTTAAGACTTGGTCTGACGAAGGCACTCATAAGAAATACCAAGGTTACAACACTTACAACGTTGAAGGCGCTAAAAAGCTGCTAGAAAAAGCTGGCTTTAAAGATGTTAACAATGACGGTTTCGTAGACACTCCATCAGGTAAGTCTTTCGAACTTCTGATTCAATCTCCTAACGGTTGGACTGACTTCAACAACACGGTTCAACTAGCGGTTGAGCAACTTGCTGAAGTAGGTATTAAAGCAAAAGCTCGTACTCCAGACTTCTCTGTGTACAACCAAGCGATGCTAGAAGCTACGTATGACGTTGCTTACACCAACTACTTCCACGGTGCAGATCCACATCTATACTGGAACAGTGGCTACAACTCTGAGCTACAAGCTGGTGACGGTATGCCTCGCTTTGCAATGCACTACTACAAGAACGACAAACTTGATGGTCTTCTTAACAGCTTCTACAAAACAGCTGATAAGAACGAACAGCTAGAAATCGCTCACGGCATTCAGGAAATCATTGCTAAAGACCAAGTAACGATTCCAGTATTGTCTGGTGCATACATGTTCCAATACAACACAACTCGCTTTACTGGTTGGTGGAACGAAGAAAATCCAAAAGGCCGTCCAAACATTTGGGCTGGTATCCCAGAGCGTCTACTACACGTACTGGACCTAAAACCAGTTAAATAA